The following are encoded together in the Populus trichocarpa isolate Nisqually-1 chromosome 5, P.trichocarpa_v4.1, whole genome shotgun sequence genome:
- the LOC18098652 gene encoding uncharacterized protein LOC18098652 has protein sequence MNKPSFKQHKTSNQEELQGKMASSYTTLCLILILSQSLPSSSSSQETSFLDQKPTAYEILGDYNFPKGLLPKGVVGYSLDTTTGRFSAFLNGSCSFSLEGSYQLRYKSSVNGYISQGRLSRLEGVSVKVFFMWVDIVEVLRNGDDLEFSVGIAGAGFPIDNFEECPQCGCGLNCSGAKRKVSKIRSNPFVSSS, from the coding sequence ATGAACAAACCCTCTTTTAAACAACACAAAACAAGCAACCAAGAAGAACTCCAAGGAAAGATGGCGTCATCATACACAACTCTTTGCCTCATTCTCATACTCTCACAGTCTTtaccatcatcatcttcatcccaAGAAACAAGTTTTCTTGATCAAAAACCAACAGCCTATGAAATCTTGGGAGACTACAACTTCCCTAAAGGACTGCTTCCTAAAGGAGTTGTCGGTTATTCTCTTGACACCACAACAGGTAGATTCTCTGCTTTCTTGAATGGTTCTTGCAGTTTTTCTCTTGAAGGATCATACCAGTTAAGGTACAAGTCAAGCGTCAATGGTTATATATCACAAGGGAGACTCTCAAGGTTGGAAGGTGTGAGTGTGAAGGTGTTTTTTATGTGGGTTGATATTGTTGAGGTTTTAAGAAACGGTGATGATCTTGAATTCTCTGTTGGGATTGCTGGTGCTGGTTTTCCTattgataattttgaagagtGTCCTCAATGCGGTTGTGGTTTGAATTGTAGTGGTGCTAAAAGGAAAGTAAGCAAGATTAGATCAAACCcttttgtatcttcttcttag
- the LOC18098648 gene encoding uncharacterized protein LOC18098648 isoform X2, producing the protein MFKKFSSDEVSSQNQVKASVQRKIRQSIADEYPGLEPVLDDFLPKKSPLIVVKCQNHLNLVVVNNVPLFFNIRDGPYMPTLRLLHQYPNIMKKLQVDRGAIKFVLAGANIMCPGLTSPGGALDDEVDAETPVAIMAEGKQHALAIGFTKMSAKDIKSINKGIGVDNMHYLNDGLWKMERLD; encoded by the exons ATGTTCAAAAA gttttcaaGTGATGAAGTATCGTCACAAAACCAAGTGAAAGCATCAGTTCAACGCAAAATTCGACAAAGCATTGCTGATGAG tacCCAGGACTTGAACCAGTATTGGATGATTTTCTGCCAAAGAAATCGCCTTTAATTGTTGTTAAATG TCAGAATCATTTGAATCTGGTGGTGGTGAATAATGTgccattgttttttaatataagggATGGACCTTACATGCCTACGCTCCGACTTCTTCATCAAT ATCcaaacataatgaaaaaattGCAAGTTGATAGGGGTGCAATAAAATTTGTCCTTGCTGGTGCTAACATAATGTGTCCTGGACTTACATCTCCTGGTGGTGCACTAGATGATGAAGTGGATGCTGAAACTCCAGTG GCTATAATGGCTGAAGGAAAGCAACATGCCCTTGCTATTGGCTTTACAAAAATGTCAGCAAAAGACAT AAAGTCAATCAACAAGGGAATTGGCGTGGACAACATGCATTATCTCAACGATGGTCTTTGGAAG ATGGAGCGTTTAGATTGA
- the LOC18098649 gene encoding uncharacterized protein LOC18098649: MDELLRLSIGGAANSDVNISGGEAAGPTSLPADGVDRNLLQPPYDGQTFGSLEEMVQYLQSYAKAIGFQWRYRTSRKNKSNGERCGVRMVCTKEGTNKPRGKSPKYFRLSGREGCNVAMSSSLQSDGRWKISKIHLQHCHEIDLNAVPLHMRQHLLELNDRSGIEEEEEEENEEEEEGKPYDGQTFGSYAELIQFLFSYAKKVGFQWSIRTSRKDKNSGKTCGICMVCSKSKRRKQPNSEGEGCDVSLCSTLQKDGQWKINKIHLRHCHEMDPNATPILRRWYLLALNGRMGIEEEEAKEEGEEMEEGGEGETEQEEAGNSSLSNDIDRPSIDPLYNGQTFGSLQELIQYLCSYAKAVGFEWRKRTSRKNENSGEICGVRMVCNKEGKRGSLGPSMKKGCPVAVNSTLQKGGRWRINKINLEHSHEIDPNVRPFLRRRHRSIPPQLRDPLVSNDRLGIEDEEEREEEEEDEGAVPVALEQPLDSSGDEYDSPSINDAIMEEQPSFESSFNQQDAIDERGTTCQNSPDLAGNVGQHWKKLKRDMGKLTTSNSDNIRQLSNMERTVDVLISQYFGDDVNTTLQDVRKLITGHKNKVFHLRSSKKSAQAECKNLYRENPDLSATIDRAKLALQAEESKLSQLTGEEARIEAAIQNLMAKKQSVLSQKASAAKNIEKENQKMEELKNTQEKINKAENSFRKWQKETSYANSTFISNLMDSKRVLFK, encoded by the exons ATGGATGAGTTACTTCGTCTGAGTATTGGGGGTGCCGCAAATTCGGATGTAAATATCTCGGGTGGAGAAGCTGCTGGTCCCACGTCCTTGCCCGCGGATGGTGTTGATCGAAATTTGTTACAGCCACCGTATGATGGGCAGACTTTTGGTAGTTTAGAAGAAATGGTACAGTATTTGCAGTCGTATGCGAAGGCTATTGGGTTTCAATGGAGATATAGAACTTCAAGAAAGAATAAGAGCAATGGGGAAAGATGTGGTGTTCGTATGGTGTGCACTAAAGAAGGAACGAACAAGCCTCGAGGAAAGAGTCCCAAGTATTTTAGGCTTTCAGGGAGGGAAGGGTGTAATGTTGCCATGTCTTCTTCCTTGCAAAGTGATGGTCGGTGGAAGATTAGCAAAATTCATTTGCAGCATTGTCATGAGATTGATTTGAATGCTGTACCGTTACATATGCGACAGCATCTATTAGAGTTGAATGATAGGTCGGGcattgaggaagaagaagaagaggaaaatgaagaagaagaggaggggAAACCATATGATGGACAAACTTTTGGTAGTTATGCAGAACTGATTCAGTTCTTGTTTTCTTATGCCAAGAAAGTTGGATTTCAATGGAGCATCAGGACTTCAAGAAAGGATAAGAACAGCGGTAAAACTTGTGGTATCTGCATGGTATGTAGTAAAAGCAAGCGGAGAAAACAGCCAAATTCTGAGGGGGAGGGGTGTGACGTTTCACTATGTTCTACCTTGCAAAAGGATGGTCAGTGGAAGATCAACAAAATTCATTTGCGACACTGTCATGAGATGGATCCAAATGCAACTCCCATTCTTCGGAGATGGTATCTACTAGCATTGAATGGTAGGATGGGTATCGAGGAAGAGGAAGCAAAGGAGGAGGGAGAAGAAATGGAGGAGGGGGGGGAGGGGGAGACAGAACAAGAAGAAGCTGGGAACTCGTCTTTGTCCAATGATATTGATCGTCCTTCTATTGATCCACTGTATAATGGACAGACTTTTGGTAGTTTACAAGAACTGATTCAGTATTTGTGCTCTTATGCAAAGGCTGTCGGATTTGAATGGAGGAAGAGAACTTCAAGAAAGAACGAGAACAGTGGTGAAATATGTGGTGTTCGCATGGTATGCAATAAAGAGGGAAAACGAGGTTCTTTGGGACCATCAATGAAAAAGGGGTGTCCTGTTGCTGTAAATTCTACCTTGCAGAAGGGTGGTCGGTGGAggatcaacaaaataaatttggagcACTCTCATGAGATTGATCCGAATGTAAGACCATTCCTTCGGCGGCGACATAGATCTATTCCTCCTCAATTGCGGGATCCCCTGGTGTCAAATGATAGGTTGGGTATTGAGgatgaagaagaaagggaagaggaggaggaggacgaAGGAGCTGTAcctgttgccttggagcaaccTCTAGACTCAAGTGGTGATGAG TATGATTCACCTTCAATAAATGATGCAATAATGGAAGAGCAACCATCCTTTGAATCTTCCTTTAACCAGCAg GATGCCATTGATGAAAGGGGCACCACTTGTCAAAACAGCCCTGACCTGGCTGGAAATGTTGGACAGCATTGGAAGAAGCTGAAAAGAGATATGGGCAAATTGACGACGTCCAATTCAGACAATATTAGGCAATTGAGCAATATGGAGAGAACTGTTGATGTTCTGATCAGTCAATATTTTGGGGATGATGTAAACACCACTCTTCAAGATGTGAGGAAATTAATCACTGGACACAAGAACAAGGTCTTTCATCTAAGGTCTTCAAAAAAATCTGCTCAAGCTGAATGCAAGAATCTTTACAGAGAGAATCCTGATTTATCAGCAACAATTGACAGAGCAAAACTAGCGTTACAAGCGGAAGAGTCAAAGCTATCTCAGCTCACAGGTGAAGAAGCTAGAATCGAAGCGGCAATCCAAAACTTAATGGCAAAAAAACAATCAGTTCTTTCGCAGAAAGCCTCAGCTGCAAAGAATATTGAGAAGGAAAACCAGAAAATGGAAGAGTTGAAGAACACACAAGAAAAGATCAACAAAGCAGAAAACAGTTTTCGCAAATGGCAGAAAGAAACGAGTTACGCTAACTCtactttcatttcaaatttgatgGATTCCAAGAGGGTGttgttcaagtga
- the LOC18098651 gene encoding bidirectional sugar transporter SWEET16 isoform X1: protein MANTIFIVGVLGNIISSLAYLSPLKTFWRIVKNRSTEDFSSIPYICTLMNATLWIYYGITKPDSFLIATINGFGAVTQIVYILIFLVFISPRMRAKTALLVGLLDVGFAAAAISFTHFMFQGDVRIDVVGFICDCSGMLVYASPLAAMKTVITTKSVEFMPFLLSFAILLNGGFWTLYALLAKDILVGIPNGIGLLLGIAQLILYGIYHRYEPLKKASDNLEDGLQNESLIPACDSVS, encoded by the exons ATGGCTAACACAATTTTCATTGTTGGGGTACTAG GCAACATCATTTCAAGTCTGGCCTACCTTTCTCCCTT GAAAACTTTTTGGAGAATTGTAAAGAATAGATCGACAGAGGATTTTTCAAGCATACCTTATATCTGCACATTAATGAATGCTACCCTGTGGATTTACTATGGAATCACCAAGCCTGATAGCTTCCTCATCGCCACCATCAATGGTTTTGGTGCTGTAACTCAGATTGTTTACATTCTGATATTTCTGGTGTTCATATCTCCAAGAATGAGA GCCAAGACCGCCTTGCTAGTTGGACTTTTGGATGTGGGATTTGCTGCAGCAGCAATCTCGTTCACTCATTTTATGTTTCAAGGAGATGTAAGAATCGATGTTGTTGGCTTCATCTGCGATTGCTCCGGTATGCTTGTTTATGCTTCGCCTCTTGCGGCTATg AAAACAGTCATAACAACGAAGAGTGTAGAATTCATGCCATTCCTTCTCTCATTTGCCATTCTACTAAATGGAGGCTTCTGGACTCTCTATGCACTGCTTGCAAAAGACATTCTTGTTGGA ATACCAAATGGGATTGGATTACTTCTTGGGATAGCCCAGTTGATTCTATATGGGATATATCACAGATACGAGCCATTGAAGAAAGCATCAGATAATTTGGAGGATGGATTGCAAAATGAGTCCCTTATCCCTGCTTGCGACTCTGTTTCATAA
- the LOC18098646 gene encoding uncharacterized protein LOC18098646, with amino-acid sequence MKTLTDRNPGPPCLPQENPFGIYPENPVTLPSWLTEADLAFYATKYSQKGFTGGLNYYRALDLNWELTAPWTGTLVEVPVKFVVGDLDMVYTTPGAKEFVNNGGFKHHAIVGGSCCDGRSRSFH; translated from the exons ATGAAAACCTTGACAGATCGCAATCCAGGTCCCCCTTGCTTGCCTCAAGAAAATCCTTTCGGAATCTATCCAGAGAATCCAGTAACCCTGCCCTCTTGGCTCACTGAAGCAGACCTTGCTTTCTATGCCACAAAATATAGCCAGAAGGGGTTCACTGGAGGGTTGAACTACTACAGAGCTCTGGATCt GAACTGGGAGCTCACAGCACCGTGGACTGGGACACTGGTGGAAGTTCCTGTAAAGTTTGTTGTGGGAGATCTTGACATGGTCTATACTACTCCAGGGGCGAAGGAATTTGTAAACAATGGAGGATTCAAGCATCATGCCATTGTTGGAGGAAGTTGTTGTGATGGAAGGAGTCGGTCATTTCATTAA
- the LOC18098647 gene encoding 60S ribosomal protein L18-2, whose product MGIDLKRGGKSKKTKRTAPKSDDIYLKLLVKLYRFLVRRTGSRFNAVILKRLFMSKINKAPLSLSRLITFMKGKEDKIAVLVGTVTDDIRVYEVPALKVTALRFTETARARIEKAGGECLTFDQLALRAPLGQNTVLLRGPKNAREAVKHFGPAPGVPHSHTKPFVRAKGRKFEKARGKRNSRGFRV is encoded by the exons ATG gGGATAGATTTGAAAAGAGGAGGTAAGTCCAAGAAGACCAAACGTACAGCTCCGAAGTCGGATGATATCTATCTTAAGCTTCTTGTTAAG CTGTACCGGTTTCTTGTGAGGAGAACTGGAAGCAGGTTCAATGCTGTGATATTGAAGAGGCTGTTTATGAGCAAGATTAACAAGGCCCCACTTTCTCTTTCTAGGCTTATTACATTCATGAAGGGAAAG GAGGACAAGATTGCTGTGCTTGTTGGGACAGTAACTGATGATATTAGAGTCTATGAGGTGCCTGCATTGAAAGTCACTGCTCTGAGGTTTACAGAGACAGCTAGGGCCAGGATTGAGAAGGCTGGAGGAGAGTGCTTGACATTTGATCAGCTTGCTTTGAGAGCTCCATTGGGACAGAACACA GTTCTCCTCAGAGGTCCGAAGAATGCTCGTGAAGCTGTCAAACACTTTGGCCCAGCTCCAGGTGTGCCACACAGCCATACCAAACCATTTGTGCGCGCCAAGGGAAGGAAGTTTGAGAAAGCTAGAGGAAAGAGGAACAGTAGGGGCTTCAgggtttaa
- the LOC18098651 gene encoding bidirectional sugar transporter SWEET16 isoform X2 produces MANTIFIVGVLGNIISSLAYLSPLKTFWRIVKNRSTEDFSSIPYICTLMNATLWIYYGITKPDSFLIATINGFGAVTQIVYILIFLVFISPRMRAKTALLVGLLDVGFAAAAISFTHFMFQGDVRIDVVGFICDCSGMLVYASPLAAMKTVITTKSVEFMPFLLSFAILLNGGFWTLYALLAKDILVGDLARVAWAKIGPRELRQKRARLQNTSIKQGRKSTLMIRWCWVEGSSPNG; encoded by the exons ATGGCTAACACAATTTTCATTGTTGGGGTACTAG GCAACATCATTTCAAGTCTGGCCTACCTTTCTCCCTT GAAAACTTTTTGGAGAATTGTAAAGAATAGATCGACAGAGGATTTTTCAAGCATACCTTATATCTGCACATTAATGAATGCTACCCTGTGGATTTACTATGGAATCACCAAGCCTGATAGCTTCCTCATCGCCACCATCAATGGTTTTGGTGCTGTAACTCAGATTGTTTACATTCTGATATTTCTGGTGTTCATATCTCCAAGAATGAGA GCCAAGACCGCCTTGCTAGTTGGACTTTTGGATGTGGGATTTGCTGCAGCAGCAATCTCGTTCACTCATTTTATGTTTCAAGGAGATGTAAGAATCGATGTTGTTGGCTTCATCTGCGATTGCTCCGGTATGCTTGTTTATGCTTCGCCTCTTGCGGCTATg AAAACAGTCATAACAACGAAGAGTGTAGAATTCATGCCATTCCTTCTCTCATTTGCCATTCTACTAAATGGAGGCTTCTGGACTCTCTATGCACTGCTTGCAAAAGACATTCTTGTTGGA GATTTGGCTCGGGTAGCTTGGGCAAAGATCGGCCCTCGAGAGTTAAGGCAAAAGAGAGCTAGACTGCAAAACACATCTATTAAGCAAGGAAGGAAGTCAACCTTAATGATCCGATGGTGCTGGGTAGAAGGTTCATCGCCCAACGGATAA
- the LOC18098650 gene encoding uncharacterized protein LOC18098650 has product MVNNTKTSKICIVPSFVGDCQEIKELAEVSGGVNFEVQQAYESHNTATSLGLDSDSGWGQHYKLGPCFNSPSVEEDNKPVAARLSKYYPSEKSKILVQNHSSLVSWHSWCKNSSPIVGWHIPDESYCNWVKKLEKRLGQKWRDLRIYETIMLSTRLISFDGPLMSALMCFWDKSCNAFVLPEGLMGITMEDVVAITSCSPVGIELSTLGTDLPDAKNTYQGIGVSSYGNFVTRSMALRDKEQEEMAFYLYWICKFLVCNRSVMVLKGFQCVAETIFHAKSPLALAPFLLGLAYNCLGNILRSDFSEHVSGPLWLVVLWAQAYFKPIAARSIAAQLPSPRQQHFNSIYSYGDYIIFSQVQCEKTFEECFIYLTDSRRKRQGEEWNPFLNREFGADWFRTFTLHQKHTRDEKDAWKAVLVAQDLPAYFSPPSFFLEPYSPNQFARQLGHLQSVPVPFYQTINQPWHSRNTVAPNVLKHAEKDYFTRKSAMSHVHQIHWFPSSDHAFNSWWLWCWENVASYLSEARKHFVLKFGNGPRKTRKKRRARTQKLQRVPKRREKMVSAILESSQGVGKVGMEEEEEESLSSSSDDLPSNTEGQGKQVEDEEEESSSKEDEEDVDLPLTKLRHQKPSADENDRTLEEHSSSEDLVNTEHHQDEVGESDTTPQQNHGESVNVEQKRKKLKQYMDMSIESIFGTNQLNSMERTVDTIYHHSGDALETPILGDLKKQLTGLKDKIPSLLSSINSAEAERESLRKQNPDLPTKLSQVKLALQADESKLSELTSEEARLEVEIRKLIEKKESVLSQKASAAESVERRKQKMEELKDIEAIIKKAEYSCFQKRNEMSKVNATINVTLMDAKRVLFK; this is encoded by the exons ATGGTTAATAATACAAAGACATCGAAGATTTGTATAGTACCTAGCTTTGTAGGTGATTGCCAAGAAATCAAGGAGTTGGCAGAGGTTTCAGGTGGTGTGAATTTTGAGGTTCAGCAAGCTTATGAATCACACAATACAGCAACCTCATTGGGGTTGGATTCGGATTCGGGTTGGGGCCAGCATTACAAGCTCGGTCCATGTTTTAATTCACCGTCTGTAGAAGAAGATAACAAACCTGTGGCTGCAAGGTTGTCTAAATATTACCCTTCTGAGAAATCTAAAATTTTGGTGCAGAATCACTCAAGTTTGGTTTCGTGGCATAGTTGGTGCAAAAATTCCAGCCCGATTGTTGGATGGCATATTCCAGATGAAAGTTACTGTAATTGGGTAAAGAAGTTGGAAAAGAGACTTGGACAGAAATGGCGAGACCTCAGAATCTATGAAACCATTATGCTGTCAACACGTCTCATTTCCTTTGATGGTCCTCTCATGTCTGCTCTCATGTGTTTTTGGGACAAAAGTTGCAACGCTTTCGTCCTTCCTGAAGGTCTGATGGGCATAACAATGGAGGATGTGGTTGCAATCACCAGTTGTTCCCCAGTTGGCATTGAGTTATCTACATTAGGGACTGACCTGCCAGATGCGAAGAACACTTATCAAGGGATTGGTGTATCAAGTTATGGCAATTTTGTGACTAGATCTATGGCTCTTAGAGATAAAGAACAAGAGGAAATGGCTTTCTACTTGTACTGGATATGCAAGTTTCTTGTTTGCAACCGCTCAGTCATGGTTTTGAAGGGCTTTCAATGCGTGGCTGAAACCATCTTTCATGCAAAGAGTCCATTAGCGCTTGCCCCCTTCTTACTCGGCCTTGCCTATAATTGCCTAGGCAACATTCTCAGATCAGATTTCAGCGAACATGTGAGTGGGCCTCTGTGGCTAGTGGTGCTATGGGCGCAGGCTTATTTTAAACCTATTGCAGCTAGGAGCATTGCTGCACAACTTCCAAGCCCAAGGCAACAGCACTTTAATAGCATATACTCATATGGGGATTACATAATTTTCAGCCAGGTGCAATGCGAGAAAACTTTTGAGGAATGTTTCATCTATTTGACTGACAGCAGAAGGAAACGCCAAGGAGAGGAGTGGAACCCATTTCTTAATAGGGAATTTGGTGCTGACTGGTTTCGTACTTTCACACTTCATCAGAAACACACTAGAGATGAAAAGGATGCGTGGAAAGCTGTTCTTGTTGCTCAGGATCTACCAGCATATTTTAGCCctccttcattttttcttgaaccTTACTCCCCAAACCAGTTTGCCAGGCAACTTGGACACCTTCAATCAGTTCCTGTCCCATTCTACCAAACTATCAACCAACCCTGGCATTCTAGGAACACTGTGGCTCCTAATGTTCTTAAGCATGCAGAGAAGGACTATTTCACCAGAAAATCCGCAATGTCGCATGTTCATCAGATTCATTGGTTCCCATCTTCAGACCATGCCTTCAATTCTTGGTGGTTATGGTGCTGGGAAAATGTTGCGTCATATCTCTCTGAGGCTCGGAAACATTTTGTTTTGAAGTTTGGAAATGGTCCCAGGAAGACACGTAAGAAACGACGTGCACGTACTCAGAAGTTGCAAAGAG TTCCAAAACGTAGAGAAAAAATGGTTTCAGCTATTTTAGAATCATCACAAGGAGTAGGAAAAGTAGGgatggaagaggaagaggaagaatcATTGTCATCATCATCTGATGATCTGCCTTCGAATACAGAAGGACAAGGAAAACAagtagaagatgaagaagaagaatcatcatcaaaagaagacgaagaagatgTTGATCTGCCTTTGACAAAGTTGCGACATCAGAAGCCCTCTGCTGATGAA AACGACAGGACACTAGAAGAGCATTCATCCTCTGAAGATCTTGTAAACACCGAGCATCATCAG GATGAGGTTGGAGAAAGCGACACCACTCCTCAACAGAACCATGGCGAATCTGTGAACGTtgaacagaaaagaaagaagcttaaACAATATATGGACATGTCAATAGAGTCCATTTTCGGGACTAATCAATTGAACAGCATGGAGAGAACTGTTGACACTATCTATCATCATTCAGGTGATGCATTAGAGACCCCCATTCTGGGAGATCTGAAGAAACAACTGACTGGTCTCAAGGATAAGATCCCGTCTCTTTTGTCTTCAATTAACTCTGCCGAAGCTGAAAGAGAGTCTCTTCGCAAACAAAACCCTGATCTGCCAACAAAGCTGAGCCAAGTGAAACTGGCATTACAAGCTGACGAATCAAAACTTTCAGAGCTGACAAGTGAAGAAGCTAGACTTGAAGTTGAAATCCGAAAACTAATCGAGAAGAAAGAATCAGTTCTTTCTCAGAAAGCATCAGCTGCAGAGAGTGTTGAGAGGAGAAAGCAGAAAATGGAAGAGCTGAAGGATATCGAGGCAATCATCAAGAAGGCAGAGTACAGTTGTTTCCAAAAGCGGAACGAAATGAGTAAAGTAAATGCAACCATTAACGTGACTTTGATGGATGCCAAAAGGGTTTTGTTCAAATGA
- the LOC18098651 gene encoding bidirectional sugar transporter SWEET16 isoform X3 gives MANTIFIVGVLGNIISSLAYLSPLKTFWRIVKNRSTEDFSSIPYICTLMNATLWIYYGITKPDSFLIATINGFGAVTQIVYILIFLVFISPRMRAKTALLVGLLDVGFAAAAISFTHFMFQGDVRIDVVGFICDCSGMLVYASPLAAMKTVITTKSVEFMPFLLSFAILLNGGFWTLYALLAKDILVGIRAIEESIR, from the exons ATGGCTAACACAATTTTCATTGTTGGGGTACTAG GCAACATCATTTCAAGTCTGGCCTACCTTTCTCCCTT GAAAACTTTTTGGAGAATTGTAAAGAATAGATCGACAGAGGATTTTTCAAGCATACCTTATATCTGCACATTAATGAATGCTACCCTGTGGATTTACTATGGAATCACCAAGCCTGATAGCTTCCTCATCGCCACCATCAATGGTTTTGGTGCTGTAACTCAGATTGTTTACATTCTGATATTTCTGGTGTTCATATCTCCAAGAATGAGA GCCAAGACCGCCTTGCTAGTTGGACTTTTGGATGTGGGATTTGCTGCAGCAGCAATCTCGTTCACTCATTTTATGTTTCAAGGAGATGTAAGAATCGATGTTGTTGGCTTCATCTGCGATTGCTCCGGTATGCTTGTTTATGCTTCGCCTCTTGCGGCTATg AAAACAGTCATAACAACGAAGAGTGTAGAATTCATGCCATTCCTTCTCTCATTTGCCATTCTACTAAATGGAGGCTTCTGGACTCTCTATGCACTGCTTGCAAAAGACATTCTTGTTGGA ATACGAGCCATTGAAGAAAGCATCAGATAA
- the LOC18098651 gene encoding bidirectional sugar transporter SWEET16 isoform X4, with protein MNATLWIYYGITKPDSFLIATINGFGAVTQIVYILIFLVFISPRMRAKTALLVGLLDVGFAAAAISFTHFMFQGDVRIDVVGFICDCSGMLVYASPLAAMKTVITTKSVEFMPFLLSFAILLNGGFWTLYALLAKDILVGIPNGIGLLLGIAQLILYGIYHRYEPLKKASDNLEDGLQNESLIPACDSVS; from the exons ATGAATGCTACCCTGTGGATTTACTATGGAATCACCAAGCCTGATAGCTTCCTCATCGCCACCATCAATGGTTTTGGTGCTGTAACTCAGATTGTTTACATTCTGATATTTCTGGTGTTCATATCTCCAAGAATGAGA GCCAAGACCGCCTTGCTAGTTGGACTTTTGGATGTGGGATTTGCTGCAGCAGCAATCTCGTTCACTCATTTTATGTTTCAAGGAGATGTAAGAATCGATGTTGTTGGCTTCATCTGCGATTGCTCCGGTATGCTTGTTTATGCTTCGCCTCTTGCGGCTATg AAAACAGTCATAACAACGAAGAGTGTAGAATTCATGCCATTCCTTCTCTCATTTGCCATTCTACTAAATGGAGGCTTCTGGACTCTCTATGCACTGCTTGCAAAAGACATTCTTGTTGGA ATACCAAATGGGATTGGATTACTTCTTGGGATAGCCCAGTTGATTCTATATGGGATATATCACAGATACGAGCCATTGAAGAAAGCATCAGATAATTTGGAGGATGGATTGCAAAATGAGTCCCTTATCCCTGCTTGCGACTCTGTTTCATAA
- the LOC18098648 gene encoding uncharacterized protein LOC18098648 isoform X1 — protein sequence MQPFPSCHFFFLLLCCSYLVRRTEQCFRLVKFSSDEVSSQNQVKASVQRKIRQSIADEYPGLEPVLDDFLPKKSPLIVVKCQNHLNLVVVNNVPLFFNIRDGPYMPTLRLLHQYPNIMKKLQVDRGAIKFVLAGANIMCPGLTSPGGALDDEVDAETPVAIMAEGKQHALAIGFTKMSAKDIKSINKGIGVDNMHYLNDGLWKMERLD from the exons ATGCAACCTTTCCCTTCTTGTcacttttttttcctgcttctGTGCTGTAGTTATTTAGTACGGAGAACGGAACAGTGCTTTCGACTAGTGAA gttttcaaGTGATGAAGTATCGTCACAAAACCAAGTGAAAGCATCAGTTCAACGCAAAATTCGACAAAGCATTGCTGATGAG tacCCAGGACTTGAACCAGTATTGGATGATTTTCTGCCAAAGAAATCGCCTTTAATTGTTGTTAAATG TCAGAATCATTTGAATCTGGTGGTGGTGAATAATGTgccattgttttttaatataagggATGGACCTTACATGCCTACGCTCCGACTTCTTCATCAAT ATCcaaacataatgaaaaaattGCAAGTTGATAGGGGTGCAATAAAATTTGTCCTTGCTGGTGCTAACATAATGTGTCCTGGACTTACATCTCCTGGTGGTGCACTAGATGATGAAGTGGATGCTGAAACTCCAGTG GCTATAATGGCTGAAGGAAAGCAACATGCCCTTGCTATTGGCTTTACAAAAATGTCAGCAAAAGACAT AAAGTCAATCAACAAGGGAATTGGCGTGGACAACATGCATTATCTCAACGATGGTCTTTGGAAG ATGGAGCGTTTAGATTGA